Proteins encoded within one genomic window of Humulus lupulus chromosome 1, drHumLupu1.1, whole genome shotgun sequence:
- the LOC133784503 gene encoding protein PHOSPHATE STARVATION RESPONSE 1, giving the protein MEARPTLSISRSGAKQLTNMGVSGALSSTLPVLPTHFEEAYPMVPDSQQISMGRELMASPLTHGSRISSNSGVMGHIFSSSSGLSSDLHYSSVSLHKNQSRTSPFISQSSTNGVSFPVSQSSHSTLLQSTMSSPCAKENSASWCTDSVSDFLDFSVNTPVENTQVESSSCSGIIVSEEFGKRNDWQEWADQLITDDSAALTSNWDELLADTNVTDMEPKMAYQVSTSSSNIQAQQPQAHQQLSAPSGEIQTVATPSNSANNAAAKPRMRWTPELHEAFVEAVNQLGGSERATPKGVLKLMKVDGLTIYHVKSHLQKYRTARYRPESSEGTSEKKLTPIEDISSLDLKTGIEITEALRLQVEVQKRLHEQLEIQRNLQLRIEEQGRYLQMMFEKQCKSGLDKMKASSSSLENPSPASLEATPDSPPKGELEASGKDHGKTKTDPGDAKAITEEGSNELGKQQEAPKEKASDDLEQDASGTSSQPSKRPRTSE; this is encoded by the exons ATGGAGGCACGCCCTACTTTATCCATTTCAAGGTCAGGTGCAAAGCAGCTCACTAACATGGGGGTATCTGGAGCACTGTCTTCAACTTTGCCTGTTCTTCCAACCCATTTTGAAGAGGCATATCCCATGGTGCCAGACTCGCAACAAATCTCCATGGGAAGAGAACTTATGGCAAGTCCTCTCACTCATGGAAGTCGCATATCCTCCAACAGTGGTGTAATGGGTCACATATTTTCATCTTCTTCTGGATTGTCTTCAGATCTTCACTATTCATCTGTTTCACTTCACAAGAATCAGTCAAGAACTAGTCCTTTTATATCTCAGTCCTCAACTAATGGAGTATCTTTTCCAGTATCGCAATCCTCTCATTCAACACTGCTTCAGTCTACTATGTCAAGTCCTTGTGCCAAAGAAAACAGTGCTTCATGGTGTACAGATTCTGTTTCagattttcttgatttttctGTAAATACCCCTGTCGAGAATACTCAAGTAGAAAGCAGTAGTTGTAGTGGCATCATTGTATCAGAAGAATTTGGCAAGCGCAACGATTGGCAGGAGTGGGCTGACCAGCTAATTACTGATGATTCTGCTGCTTTAACTTCAAATTGGGATGAACTCCTTGCGGACACCAATGTAACAGATATGGAACCAAAG ATGGCATACCAAGTATCAACATCGTCTTCAAATATTCAGGCTCAACAGCCCCAAGCTCATCAGCAGCTGTCCGCTCCATCCGGAGAAATTCAGACTGTTGCTACTCCATCTAATTCAGCTAATAATGCTGCAGCCAAGCCACGTATGCGTTGGACACCAGAACTTCATGAGGCCTTTGTGGAGGCTGTCAACCAACTTGGTGGCAGTGAAA GAGCAACTCCTAAGGGTGTCTTGAAGCTCATGAAAGTTGACGGCTTGACTATCTATCACGTCAAAAGCCACTTGCAG AAGTACAGGACAGCTAGATATAGACCTGAATCATCAGAAG GGACTTCAGAGAAGAAATTGACTCCCATTGAAGATATTTCATCTCTTGATCTGAAAAC GGGTATTGAGATCACTGAAGCTCTACGATTGCAAGTGGAAGTGCAGAAGCGTCTGCACGAACAGCTTGAG ATACAAAGAAACCTGCAGTTGCGAATAGAAGAGCAAGGGAGGTACCTTCAAATGATGTTCGAGAAGCAATGCAAGTCCGGTTTGGACAAGATGAAGGCTTCATCATCTTCTTTGGAGAACCCGTCTCCTGCATCTCTTGAAGCAACTCCAGATTCCCCCCCAAAAGGAGAACTGGAAGCATCGGGGAAAGACCACGGGAAAACTAAAACTGATCCAGGCGATGCTAAAGCCATCACGGAAGAAGGTTCCAATGAGCTTGGCAAGCAACAAGAGGCACCTAAAGAAAAAGCTTCTGATGATCTTGAGCAAGATGCAAGTGGGACCAGCTCCCAACCCTCAAAGCGTCCTAGAACAAGTGAATAA